One Balaenoptera acutorostrata chromosome 5, mBalAcu1.1, whole genome shotgun sequence genomic window, ATGCAAATGTTGTTTGGAATTTGTTTTAGCATAATGGATTGTTGTCTGAGTTTGATCCAATATTCAGGGACTTCCTTACTTTAGTTTTCCGGTTTCCAGTTTCCAACTTGACttgtagaaagaaaacaaatctgaaaaactctcaatatttcataattagtttccttttttttcctttagccaAACCAACAACTTTATCTCTTCCTCTGACCCCAGAGTCACCAAAGTAAGTATTATGAAATGTAACCATTTTCAGAAAGGGAAGGGGGTTCTAATACATTTGGCTACAGCAACtccatttcagtttgtttttataaatgtgcCATATCTTCCAGTGACCCCAAGGGTTCCCCATTTGAGAACAAGACTATTGAACGAACCTTAAGTGTGGAACTCTCTGGAACTGCAGGTAAGCCTTACATTTCACTTGGATCTTTTTGTGTGGGTGAGTctgtatgtgaaatatatattagCGTATATTCTCTATGGGATTAATGAAATTCACAAAGAGTACAAACAACATGGGATAAGAagttatctataaatattttcagttgtttatttttttaagaggagACGTTTATCGTGTGTCACACCTGGGCCAGACCCTCTGATATATATCATTGATTTGGATCCACAAATAAACCTATTTCCAATTAAGACACTAAAACTTGAGTAGGAggagaaattaacatttattggtcTTCCACTCAATAGATACGCCAAGCGTATAAGTGGTTTTAGCTAATTTCATAATGACCTCATGAAGATGGTggtagtatttttcatttttaagatgagaaaataaggttcagagatgttaagtaacttgcccaagattgcaGAGCTAGAAAGCAAAGCGCAAAGGTTTGAACTCAGGTTTACTAATTATCAATACTtcacttgaaatattttcttactcTCCATTGTACTCAACAGTGTAATGCTCTCCTATATATAttaccatttttatatctttccagtaaaggacaaaaatgaaaatatgtccaTTCACCAAAACAAAATGTTCTTATATACTTTAAACAAGAGCAATTTCCTTCACCGTTTGGACTTCTTAGTTTATCTGGCCAGTCTTACTTCACATTCTGAAGAGGAAGAAGCTTTAAAAACTTGAACTAACCCCTGAGAAACTTACAAATCCAAAGAGTTCCTAGGCAGACTTCTGAGTTGGCTGCAAATGGTACCTTTGCAGTAAGTGCTTAGGTTTAGGCACTTGAACCCCACCAGAAAGTGAATCTGAGGATGTCTGTACAAGAAGTTCCTAGGCTCTGGCCATTGCTGATAAGGGTGAAGGAACAGAAAGTTAAACAAATGCTTTCAGCCAGAACTATGGTGCCTACACACACCGTGGTCATTGTTACTAAGTTTAATTTCACCCTTTGAGTTTGCTAAATTACCTCCTTATGAAAGGTCTATTGCATGATTGCATGATTTGGTCACCAGTAGAGCAGTTAATTTCatggtatttatatatattttatgtgtgtgtctgcAAGTATAAATATATCGTTATATAataatacatgtacacacatgtattCACatataaagaatgtatataacatcatttcttaaataaattacaATTACACATGTGATTATAAGTAACTTGTGTGTGCGTCTATTATGTGCAGTAGAGGCCTTCTTGTCTGACCAATGAGTGAGTATTTGGTGGTTTTATCTAAAAAGTTGATTGAAGTATACACAGTTTAATCATTTCACTTTTGCTTAAAACATACGAATTAtacattcaaatataaaatttttggtATAAGACAGAGAGACCTTTGCACTGAACTTAAATGTACTAACTAGGGATCCATTCATCTTTCTGGCACAAACTTCACTAATAATGCATCATAGATGGTATTCACGTTTCGTTTCTTGctttttgaaggaaaataattaaGGGTATTTGTGTGGTAGTCTGAGTGCAGAATCATTCTaggtttttatgattttttaatataaatcataATCAGAATTCCTTATGTTTTCCCATACCATCCACCTACAACTAATTTGACAGCCCTTCCTTTAGTAACATACCTTTATCGGGTCTTTTAATAGAAAAAACTTTTCTTACTAATATTTTCTTACTAATATTCATTCagttacataatattttattatctgaCATAATTGCAGTCACCAGTACAATGGACATTAACGGATTTGGGAAAATACATTTCCTTGGCTATAGTAACAACCAGCTGAAAGGAATCCATTAACTAGGAGTGTTCAGGATGCTGTAGGTGTAAGTTGCTTTGGTTTAGAGAGGATTGAGAAAGCTTCCACTGTATATACCAATACCAAGCTTTccattaaagaaacattttttaatttttctctgattataaataatataagcTTACTATAAAAGATGTCCAAAATACAAACTAGTGGAAAAATTGTGTATAGTTCTAAATTGTTTTCTATGGATATTTTTACATCTGTGATCATTTTGTATATACATAATTTTGCATTCTGATTtttcagttaacattttaatAAGGAAGTTTTATATTATCACAGACCCTTTATTATCAGGCTTTTCTTAGTGTGCTGTATAACATTAGTTTGAGTAGGTACATGTatcaaaatgtatcaaaatttaattatacttttattgttacacatttaagttgttttaaaGTGTTACCATTTTGAAATAGCATGCAGTGGAAATCTTTGTTCATAAATtgtttaaatcttatttttctcaaaataaactACTAGTAGTTATTAACATGAATATAAGGATATAAATATCTTTGGGGCTTCTGATACATATTACCCCATTGCTTTCCAAAAGAGGTGTTTCCACTTATAGTCCTATTATCACTATGTGgatatatttgctttattacaTCCTTGCTAGCATTGGGTATCTtcgtttttaaaacattttgctcaTTTATGTGtataacatttcatttaaattgcATTCCTTTTACTCATGAGATTATGGTGTTACAAAAAAGcacttacttttattttcttcttgtcagaagttttattatttatcttactgacctaattttaaatattttagttatacATTTGAAAGGTTAGTAGGCTACACTGTTGAGAATTTAtagaagatactttaaaaaaatacttagcatcctaaaaatatatacagtggaTTTATTTCTGTTGGTGAACCAGAATTCATCTTACTAGTTTAAACCCCTTTTTCTTAGTGCTTTGAAAGAGTATTGAGTACAATGGAAATCAATTTAccaacatatataacatatataataccTGCTCTATGCTTGCAACACAGTAGGTCTTGGGGAATATATATCAAGCATAAGACATAGAGACTAATCCATGCAAAGCATGGACTATTGTACTTGGCTcatagtaggtgctaaataaatgttcttGTTTTTAAGATGTGGGCTTATAGTCAGTTGGGAAAGTAACACATATTGTCCAAGTAGCATGAAGGGAAAATATCACTTACTGTTTATAATGTTTTGCTACTTTCTAAAGAAGGTGGGCTCAGAGGTTGGTTTTTCATTTGTTGAGCATGGTGGTAATGAGTGCAGATACAAATTACACAAGCTGATGTATGGCCAAATTGCATTACATGCAAGAAGGGAATTCTAGCTACAGGAAAATCAAGGGATGAAGAAGAACTTGGAGGCTGTAGAAGGCGGCTAGAAGGAGACGTTTGAAACCTGCTCGGAGGATGGTGTAGGGAGGAGGAGATTGGGGgagaagagggttttttttttttgatagagcTATTGTGTGTTTGAAGTGCTAGACAATGTGTAATGTTCATGACCTCCATCCCCACTAAACATGTTCAGTAAAATTTGTTGTGTAGTAGCGTTTGGAGGATATGACAAACACTGATTGTGCCTCAAGAGAATCaccaaagggagaaaataagCTTTCAAAGGGAACCCTGTAACATGGCTTCAAGTTAAATACCATGATTGtgcaaaagattgaaaagaattgTAGAGACAGTTCAGGACTGAAGGAAGCATTAAGGCAATACCATTAGGCAGTGAGTGACAGAGTTGATCTGTGGAAAGGAGTTTGGAGGAAATTGAGCGCTCCACTGACTTGGGGTGCCttaagggagaaaaatatttgcatctgATTTTTAAGTGTGTGGGTGGAAAGGAGAGGAGATATTGATGGAGCAGAAGATACTGTATTGTAAATTGAAACATAAAATTGCCAGTATTCAACATTTTTGACATACCAAAAAAATTGGCAGTTTCGTGTGATACTACCTGAACTAAGATACTTGAAAAGCTGCAAATCTCCAAATGAAAGTAGTctatgatgattttttaaaaaacagacagcACAGTTTAGTGAAGTTGTGCAAAACCTTGGCTCTGATATTGAACAAAGCCAAGTTTAAATTCTGGATCTACCCCCATCTAGCTGTAAGGCCTTTGGTCAATCTAATTAAATTCTGTAAGACTCAGGAAGCTTATGTATCAAATGAAGCTGATCACAGTACCTGCATCTCATTGAggcactgtgaggattaaatgagataaaacatgaaaaaagctTAGTCCAGTGACAGCATATGTGTTCAATAACTATTAGCTATTTAATTACTAATTCTACATTAAATTCATTTCTGGAGGTCATTGTACCTTCCAGCTCATCTTTTCAACTTTTGACTACCTTTTACCTGTTTCCTTTTATTGGCCTTAATACTATCTCCTCTTTGGCACTCTCCTATATGAACTCTCCTATATGAagttatgtattcttttttgtggcAAAATTCCCCTAATTCCCCATGAAACTGAACATATACTGCTTTTGGTGTGGGGCTGGGATTTACCAAATCAAGGTAGAAAAATCTCCTCTTGGGCATTCATTCTCTCAACAACAGGTACTTCTGCTGTCACTACAAATCCTAGAGGCCAGACATTCACTAATAGGCACTTCACTTGtattatttctggactctctgtccATTTAATTGTGAAGGAAAAAGCTGTATGTTGATTCTAGGTCTGTGGTGGACCCTGGGTTCAAAGCAAGTCTGTCTGACTAGAGATTATGTCTCTTCCCCAAAGCCTGAATTTTAAAGATAGTAGTGGACATCTGTTATGTTAAATAGGTTTTATTTCACTTGCCAAGCGTCATTGGTTGGTATTGGCTGCCAGAAgcattgtgttgagaaggatGCTAAGGCCAAGTCTGTACTCAGTGGGAATGTCATGATCAGTTAGTAATGTCTGCCCATGATCAGTTAGTAATGTCTGCCGTCGGTGCAGCAGAGAGGGGTGGACAGGGTGTGGACAGCATGCAGGTTGTTGATTTGTTGATCCTTGGTATACATGCTGAACGCCTTTGGTCGCAACAGAGGACATGGATCAAGCTGTTGCCCCGGACTTTCTGGTgtcttcttatttaattttacaaattttagtgaaattttccaaacatttaagTGAAAATGTAAAGAGTCAACAACATTCTAAGACCTCAAGAATAATCCCTCTGCCCCATCTGCAGAGTCTTTGGGAAACAGGAGGGATGAGATAGGAAGTTTGTTTTATTAGGTATCACCAGCTGGTCTGACTTTGTGATTGTCCTAAACTAGCTCATTTtggctgataaaaaaaaaaaatgcttctcttTTACAGGTGTAAAAACTAATTTGATTTCAAAATAGCTGTTAGTAAAGCAagatgagagaaaagagaatgctCTTTTGGCAGAAGGCATTTAAATCTATTGCATATGGAGATGTTCAGAGTGCTAGACTCTTTGCTTCTGAAATGGGAATGGCAAAGCAATGTCATCTCAACAAGGTGATGGTTTTAACCACAGGACATGAAGGAATTTGATTAGGAACCAAAGTGAATGACCcccaaacttttatttatatatatttatacatgtacatacatatatatgtatatgtttgtgtatatatatatatatatatatatatatatatacacacacacacacgtatatgtatatataaacgttttatttttattactgtaaaagtaataagaataaatataactattttagaactaattaggaaaataagaacaaaatcatCAGCACCCTCATCACCCTAACTCACGAGGTCTTAGCAATGTTTTCCTCCatcaatatgtatattttccCCATGGTTTTCATGATGGTGGATTTGGTTTAAATCGGCAGTTATTCAAATTACACTTCAGTAGACTTGCACTTAAAATACCCCGCTCATTAACCCATCAATGAgtaatttcttattcttttatgtGGAGTCTTATATTGTCATTTTTGGACTTCCCACTTAAAAGCTGATTTTGCTGGATGGTATATTGACAAACAGCATAAATTTGCTATACCCTTTTGCTATATACATCTTTTGTATGTGACTTATCCGTGGGGAAATAGACCAAAGCAAAATAGGAACAGTAGCTGGTACTTTTAAAAGAAAGCCACAGCGACAGAGAACTAGAAAGTGATTTTGACAGGTCATATAATCCATTCCTGTGGCTGAAGAAGCCAAGAAAGGGAGACCCAACAAATTCTCTTTACAGCCCATTCCAGTGTTTTGCAACTCTTCCTGACAGGAATTTCTTCCATATTTCATATccctcattttctatttttaatctcattCTTCTTGACTCAGTGTCTGAAAAgcacctcagttttcttttctggaaatGGCACTATCCAATGTCTTTCAAGCCAAGGATAGCAAAGCAATTTTCTCTCCCATATCAACTTCAGGGGTTTGGTGGGAGACACCTGGAAAGCCAGACTCCTCCGTCCCCGACCCGGACCCCTCTCCTGCCCCAGCTCTGTGGGAAAGTGCCCGAGGGCCAATGAATAGCAACTTCATGTTCCATGAGCAAGAGTTGGGGCATTAGACACATGTCATAGGAATGTTTTGAagcttttctgtgagtttgttccCCAGTTCTCAGGTCTGATACAGGAAATCCTTAAAAAGCAGGAAAGGCGGGGGCTCCATCAGTCAGAGGGGACATGCCAGCCTGGGTACCAGAGCGAGGTGTGGGAGGCCCTTCTGTGTCAGGGGTTAACACTTTGGTTGCTGGCTTTTGTGGAGATCCAGTGAGTCCTGGGGAAGTTAGGGGTGAAGAGAGAGCACTGGAGGAGCTTttatcaacaaaatattttaacaattataGCAGTAACAGTTCATACTGATTGAGTATCAGTCCTTCCTATGCTCCCTTGACACCCACTCCAAGTTCTTGAGGCCAAAAATATGTGAGTAGAACTCAAGTCAGTCTCCTCTCTTTGCCCAGTCCTCCTTCTTTGGTGTGTTTTTAAGCAAATTAGAAAATCACCTTCTCGATGTCTTTCCTTGAGAAATCTTTGAATTGGCATGTGATGTAAGAAAAATCCCACTGTCAAACTCCAAAGCGAGTCACAGATTTAGCAGGAGGTTGTGTGAAATGTAAACTGTAAAACTGTGTAAACTATTAAAAAAGATCTTCCTGAAGTCATTGGCTGGATAGTGGAGCACAGAATACAGAGCAGAGGACTTGCCATTTATCAGTCATTCAATTAAACACACCAACCCAAAAGAGGACTCCTCAAAGGAAATCGTTTTATAGCACATAATGaaacacaaaaccaaaccaaacttgtctctgacttttttttttttttagagggctGTTTAAAAAGATAACTGGAGAGTGTGGGAGAGTGTGTACCACTTCCCCCAgatttgctgtgcagaagtgcAGAAGTGTGAGTGATGTAGAGGTACTTGTTTATTATAGAGCACATTTCAATGCAGTAATCATAAATATTGCTAAGGTTGTGCTCCGTTGAAATATGACCTACATACTCTTGATTGTTTGTGTTACGTGATTTGTCTGACACCCATTACATTCTGGGTAATAGCAGCCATTTGTTGCTCTGCACAGCAGGCTCTTCTGACAAAAGAAAATAGGCAGCAATAAAAAAGCTATAGTCTGAATTACATTCTGCACAGTGCTGCACTGCTGAGAGTTTGTGCAAGTGTGTTAACAATGTTCTGAACTGCCTCTTGTCAGCCTTCAGCCTGTAATGGCCATCTGTCCTCACATAAATCTGTCAAAACCTGCTAAGTTCAAGAGAGAGCATGGAATATACCTTGTACTGTCAACACCAAAATGTACACATTCCCCAGAAAATCAACACACAGGAAATAATCCGGAGGTTATGGGAGGCATTAGCCCGGTTGATTTAGGCTTGTGGGCTGAAATTGAGAGTCCGGCAATTAGTGGGAAGATGACAAAGGTAGTGGCGTTGAGGAATTGAGTACTGACTGCCCTTCTACCGCAGGGGAAAACATTCTGGGTGGAGGAGATGGGGTTAGAGAAATCTAATTAGTTCAGGTGCAGCAAAGGGTTCCCTGTCCCGGGCACAACTCCTAAAAGCTGGACATcacgttaaaagaaaaaaaaaaaatgcttcttacacttttgttttgctttgttttgttttactctgGATCTCAACCCTATCTGGAAATAGATTTTCAATGAGGCACTGGTGACACGCAGTCTCATGATCCTTAAGATGTCTCAGTCTTGCTCTGGGGTATTCTCCTCAGATTAAAGAAGTTTCAGTAGACAGTCAAAAGGTTAGGGAATGatctgaattatttttccctGCCCACCGACTCACTAATCCTAAAATAACTTCCATCTACTAAGCgagtattatttatttgttttaatgagCAGGGCCGTCCGAAATTTATAGCCCTGGTATTTTCACTCACAGGGTATACCTGGTTATCTCAGGGTGTTTCTGTAAGTTTTAAGCAGATACACAAGAAAATCTGTACTTACTGCAGATTTTAAAGAATGATCTCTTTATGAAGTCCTGGGGGCTGAATCCCTGAAATGCCAGCATTTGGGGGAATATTCAGCGCAGAGTAGGTGCTGAGTGAAAGTCTGTTTGATTGCCACAGGCCgtctaaaatgaaaaggaagtaaaaggcTTTGTTTTTAACACCAAGAAACTCTAATCATGTGTTAGCGCTCCCAAGAGCAACTTGAGAATCGGTTATTTAAGCGATAATGAGCTTAGGTACTAGGACAAGGGTTTCAAATGTTCAAGACGAAAAagaatttctatatttaaaatccCTAGATAGCTGAGCTATTTTTAGAACTAGTCTCTCTTTAATAGTGGCCTAATTTGGTGTTTCTGAAGTTTAGGGTTTCTTTTTATAAGTCTAGAATGTCAGTCAAAATATATCTACCTGAGATCAAGGCAGGGTGCCACACAGACGCGACGGGACACTGGCTCTCCATAAGTGGTCTATGCACCgtgtcattaaaaatatttgaccaGCTTCCCAAGTGATCCTCGGGCCACTGAAATGGGACACCTACTAGTAAAGGAggatctagaaaaataaaaacgagTGAAACATTTTGCAAAAGCCCAAGCAATATTCCACTGAGAGCTCCTCATCTGTCTGGAGAGacgagatataattcacattcaAAAAGAGATAAGCGTGAAAATATAGCAATATCTGGTAAATGAGTGATTCTGGCAGTAAATTATTGGAAAAGTAAAAATTACCCCCATTCAGAGTATCATGAAAAGATTTATGAAGTTGTATTTGAGGATGTTGAATGTCATTTCCCCCAATTCAAGGGCTATCTCATTTGGAATATTTGACTGTTATGTACTCTGCAAAGAGAGATTATTCATCATTATTTCTTTGAGCATCTTAGCTTCCTGTGAGAAATATTTGAGATCTTGTCATTTCTTTGCTGGGAATTGGTATCTTTAAATTTGTTGTAGCAGTAATTGAAGGTAGCATGTGGTAGAAATCAGTGTGTATGAATGGGGCAGTGCAAAGGGTAGAGGAAacaagcagagagagagacagacaaacagaaagctagacagggaaaggaagaggagaaggagatggaGGGGGAATGGAAGGAataggaggagatggaggaggggaaggagggggaggaggagagaaaactgGCCATAAAGGAATTCCTTAGATTGAGTAAAAGATATACTTGTCTATGAAAGAGGGAACACAAGGAGAGTGAACTTCAGTGACATGGATGATTCATTCAGTAACGTCACCTCCCTATTATCTTCAAGCAGAGAATGGGGGGCAGGTGTACAGTAGGCTGCTGATAAAGGGAAGCTTTTCTGAGACTCAGCTGTGTCACGAAGGGAGAGCAGCGTCTCCTTCTCTTtgtgtttgcatttccctgtctTTCTGAACTTTTCTGGGATAGATTTCCAAAGTCAAACCTCTTTGTGTTTTTGTAcgtttccttccctcctttagGGAGAATTAGCTACGTATAATAAAAATTGCCAAATATTGgtgcaaaatatttcattttaaggaaaatattaatttcttctatctctttattgtAAAGTAGGGGAGAGAGGCAGTGTCTTCCTGTTCATACCAAAACGTCATGTAGCTTTCTGTGCCCTACTtggttatgtgtgtgtatatgtgtgtgtgtgtgtgtatatatatatatatatatatatatacttctatTTTCCAGCAAGGTAGAATTTTCCTTGAAGCATGCAGTCGCCTTAAGTCTAAGCCCAGGCTTCTTGTGGACTTAAGTTCTTTTTTGCTGAATAGCGTCCTCCCATCCTCCTAAATAAAAAGTGTATTGTAAACTAAAATGTTCCCTTGTAAGCATAAAGTCATTTGAACTCCAGCCTGCCCTTCTTCAAAGTTCCGTCGACTCTGGAGCCTTGCCACAATTCTTCTTCCTTGGCATAAAGGGCTGAGGAGGACTTAGGGGTGAAACTGAACAGAGGTAACCAGCCTTCACACACTCTCCCACAGTGACTTGTGATGGAATTTTCTGCCCTCTGTAGAAAAGCACAAAAGGCAACAACTGACAGatttcccctcttcttcctttcttttttttttcatttttttcaattagtTAGTTGCTGAAGCTTGGATTCGTTTCAATCCTTCAGCCTCGTAACACGCCCTGATGTGGTGCTCCAAGTAAAATGGTCCACTGTCACTGCAATATTTAGTGTTACTGTTCACTTAGGTTTCTGTTGCAGAACCATATTTTAGACAGAATGTATTAGTTATGCTTACAAGAATGTACTATACCTACATTAGCCATGGTTTACAAAGTTAATGAACTGTGGAGACAAAGAATCATTGCCGTCAGGTTGTAGAGTTGTCTGGTGCCCTGCATTAGCCGGCTGCATTTTACTGAACTTACTTTGATGTTGCCAATGTCAttcccaccctcttccccccCAGTTGCTGTCAtcccatcttttcttttcttgtcttttttttttttttttaaagttgcctAATTCTTTGGCTCCATGGGTAGATATCCTTGACTTTACAAAAATTCCTGATCTACATGCATCCTCCCCAGCGTTCTTTGCAGACAAATGCCACCAAAGGTCTTCTATGATTTCCCTGTGTCCCACCGTGTTAATTTTCCACAACTCAGACTGTGAGAAGCTCCTGTAAACCTGAGCTTTGGTAATGCCTGGTGGTGACGTGGTCATGTTTCCTGGGAAGCAGGATCTGTTAACATTGGCGtttgaaatacaaaatatcatgGCTTTCACCACAGCCTCATATTGTAGGTCCATCTTTTCTTGGTGACAGAGGCTTCGGGGGACAGGGTCACTTTTTCTGGTCTTATCATGAAtttagtttccttccttttcactGAGTTTTAACTATTGTCTGAAATCTTGGAAAAGTTAGGAGAACATATCCTGACATTTAACAACAtatctctgtctcttttctttctctctctcccctccccttttttttttcttttattatcttaGGCCTAACTCCACCCACAACTCCTCCTCATAAAGCCAACCAAGATAACCCTTTTAGGGCTTCTCTAAAGCTGAAGCCCTCTTGCAAGACCGTGGTACCTCCGCCATCAAAGAAGGCCCGGTACAGTGAGTCTTCTGGTATCCAAGACAATAACTCCACCAGGAAAGGGCCCGAGCAGTCTGAGTTGTACTCACAGCTCAGCAAGACCTCCGTGCTCACCAGTGGACACGAGGAAAGGAAGGCCAAGCGGCCCAGTCTGCGGCTGTTTGGTGACCATGACTATTGTCAGTCAATTAATTCCAAAACGGAAATACTCATTAATATATCACAGGAGCTCCACGACTCCAGACAACTAGAATATAAAGATGCCTCCTCCCACTGGCAGGGGCAGATGCGCTCTTCCACAGATTCAGACCAGTGCTACCTGAGAGAGGCCTCGGAGGTGAGCAGGCAGGTCTCTCCCGGCAGCACCAGAAAACAGCTCCAAGACCAGGAAATCCGAGCTGAGCTGAACAAGCACTTCGGTCATCCCAGTCAAGCTGTTTTTGACGACGAAGCAGACAAGACCAGTGAACTGAGGGACAGTGATTTCAGTGATGAACAATTCTCCAAACTACCTATGTTTATAAATTCAGGACTAGCCATGGACGGCCTGTTTGATGACAGCGAGGATGAAAGTGATAAACTGAAGTCCCCTTGGGATGGCACGCAGTCCTATTCATTGTTCCATGTGTCgccttcttgttcttcttttaaCTCTCCGTGTAGAGATTCCATGTCACCACCCAAATCCTTATTTTCTCAAAGACCCCAAAGGATGCGCTCTCGTTCAAGGTCCTTTTCTCGACATAGGTCGTGTTCTCGATCACCATATTCCAGGTCAAGATCAAGGTCCCCAGGCAGTAGATCCTCTTCAAGGTAAACCTTGTCAAAACCCACCCAAAGCCTAAGGCGTTCCcaggaagtgaaaaaaaaacaaaggcaaaaaacgCATTCAAAACCCACAGGCAGCCCCGCCCCTCACCATCCATTCCCAGTGCGACAGGAACTAAGGAGATTGTCGTTACCCATACATTCCTCCCCATCTTCTCTTAAATCTGTCATTCTTGAGCCCAGTGCCTTGAGCTAGTCAGATCAGAGAGAGCAATTTGTAAGAAACTTGCTCATCTAACTTTTTCCATTACCTGGAGAGCTGCCTTGTGCCAGGATAGGTGAGATCCATGCAAGATAAAGCTGACAGTGTACCAGGCCGGCGTTCGGCATTCACATCAATAAGAGACGCTGCAAGAGAACACGTCACTCCAGACCTCTAAGCTGACTAGACGATCACAAACTGTCACTGGGAAATCTCACAAGTAGCTGGGAACTGAAAGCCGGTTTATGTAATGCGGAATTCCAGGGGCTGTTCAGTCATGCCGATGAACTGGGGTTCACCGGCAGTTGCAAATGcccttttgtttttcctcctctctcccagaTCTTGCTACTACTATGAGTCAGGCCACTGCAGACACCGCGCGCACCGAAATTCTCCCCTGTGCGCGAGATCACGTTCAAG contains:
- the PPARGC1A gene encoding peroxisome proliferator-activated receptor gamma coactivator 1-alpha isoform X6, giving the protein MPDGTPPPQETEEPSLLKKLLLAPANTQLSYNECSGLSTHNHANHNHRIRTNPAVVKTENSWSNKAKSICQQQKPQRRPCSELLKYLTTNDDPPHTKPTENRNSSRDKCTSKKKAHTQSQSQHLQAKPTTLSLPLTPESPNDPKGSPFENKTIERTLSVELSGTAGLTPPTTPPHKANQDNPFRASLKLKPSCKTVVPPPSKKARYSESSGIQDNNSTRKGPEQSELYSQLSKTSVLTSGHEERKAKRPSLRLFGDHDYCQSINSKTEILINISQELHDSRQLEYKDASSHWQGQMRSSTDSDQCYLREASEVSRQVSPGSTRKQLQDQEIRAELNKHFGHPSQAVFDDEADKTSELRDSDFSDEQFSKLPMFINSGLAMDGLFDDSEDESDKLKSPWDGTQSYSLFHVSPSCSSFNSPCRDSMSPPKSLFSQRPQRMRSRSRSFSRHRSCSRSPYSRSRSRSPGSRSSSRSCYYYESGHCRHRAHRNSPLCARSRSRSPYGRRPRYDSYEEYQHERLKREEYRRESEKRESERAKQRERQRQKAIEERRVIYVGKIRPDTTRTELRGRFEVFGEIEECTVNLRDDGDSYGFITYRYTCDAFAALENGYTLRRSNETDFELYFCGRKQFFKSNYADLDSNSDDFDPASTKSKYDSLDFDSLLKEAQRSLRR